In Helianthus annuus cultivar XRQ/B chromosome 3, HanXRQr2.0-SUNRISE, whole genome shotgun sequence, a single window of DNA contains:
- the LOC110929113 gene encoding MATH domain and coiled-coil domain-containing protein At3g58200 isoform X2, producing the protein MFRGMFISKRKHEPAHYMLKIESFSILSEAKTSKIESDVFEANGYKWRLDLYPNGNDEENGAGHISLYVVICDTETCSKGWEISVDVCFFVYDHIHHNYVTFQDVNGHRTRFHEKKMTWGFDKLIPLESFVESKNGYLLNDSCVFGVEVIAVPEFTQVDRCLLMTRPPAIMNTYTWTINKFSTVTEDVLYSEVFKVGKVKWKLKIYPKGYGLCIGTHLSFFLGVHDTASFPDGWKVYAKFKLRLKKHGLKSDIEEETDNWFCNSADDWGFSGFILLSELNDSENGFLLNDNLTVEAEISVMGTLRYFF; encoded by the exons ATGTTTAGAG GCATGTTCATATCAAAAAGAAAACATGAACCGGCACACTATATGCTCAAGATCGAGTCGTTTTCCATTCTTTCGGAAGCTAAAACTTCTAAGATCGAATCAGACGTTTTTGAAGCCAACGGTTATAAATG GAGACTAGATTTGTACCCAAATGGAAACGATGAGGAAAACGGGGCAGGCCACATTTCTTTATATGTGGTAATATGTGACACCGAGACTTGCTCAAAAGGATGGGAGATATCTGTTGATGTTTGTTTTTTTGTGTATGATCATATACATCACAACTATGTAACCTTTCAAG ATGTAAATGGGCATAGGACAAGGTTCCATGAGAAGAAGATGACATGGGGTTTTGACAAATTAATACCGTTGGAGTCTTTTGTGGAGAGTAAAAATGGATACCTTTTGAATGATTCATGTGTGTTTGGAGTTGAGGTTATTGCAGTTCCAGAGTTTACGCAAGTAGATCGGTGCCTGTTGATGACAAGGCCTCCAGCAATTATGAATACTTACACATGGACCATCAATAAGTTTTCAACGGTGACAGAGGATGTTTTGTATTCAGAGGTCTTCAAAGTTGGAAAAGTCAAGTG GAAACTAAAAATCTATCCCAAAGGATACGGATTATGTATAGGTACACATTTGTCATTCTTTTTAGGTGTACATGATACTGCTTCCTTTCCTGATGGTTGGAAAGTTTATGCGAAATTCAAGTTGCGGCTTAAAAAACATGGTCTTAAAAGTGATATAGAGGAAG AAACTGATAATTGGTTCTGCAACTCTGCTGATGACTGGGGTTTCAGTGGTTTTATTCTTTTGAGTGAACTAAATGACTCAGAAAATGGCTTCTTGTTGAATGATAATCTTACGGTTGAAGCTGAGATTTCGGTGATGGGGACGCTCAGATATTTCTTTTGA
- the LOC110929113 gene encoding ubiquitin carboxyl-terminal hydrolase 12 isoform X4 gives MFRVGMFISKRKHEPAHYMLKIESFSILSEAKTSKIESDVFEANGYKWRLDLYPNGNDEENGAGHISLYVVICDTETCSKGWEISVDVCFFVYDHIHHNYVTFQDVNGHRTRFHEKKMTWGFDKLIPLESFVESKNGYLLNDSCVFGVEVIAVPEFTQVDRCLLMTRPPAIMNTYTWTINKFSTVTEDVLYSEVFKVGKVKWKLKIYPKGYGLCIETDNWFCNSADDWGFSGFILLSELNDSENGFLLNDNLTVEAEISVMGTLRYFF, from the exons ATGTTTAGAG TAGGCATGTTCATATCAAAAAGAAAACATGAACCGGCACACTATATGCTCAAGATCGAGTCGTTTTCCATTCTTTCGGAAGCTAAAACTTCTAAGATCGAATCAGACGTTTTTGAAGCCAACGGTTATAAATG GAGACTAGATTTGTACCCAAATGGAAACGATGAGGAAAACGGGGCAGGCCACATTTCTTTATATGTGGTAATATGTGACACCGAGACTTGCTCAAAAGGATGGGAGATATCTGTTGATGTTTGTTTTTTTGTGTATGATCATATACATCACAACTATGTAACCTTTCAAG ATGTAAATGGGCATAGGACAAGGTTCCATGAGAAGAAGATGACATGGGGTTTTGACAAATTAATACCGTTGGAGTCTTTTGTGGAGAGTAAAAATGGATACCTTTTGAATGATTCATGTGTGTTTGGAGTTGAGGTTATTGCAGTTCCAGAGTTTACGCAAGTAGATCGGTGCCTGTTGATGACAAGGCCTCCAGCAATTATGAATACTTACACATGGACCATCAATAAGTTTTCAACGGTGACAGAGGATGTTTTGTATTCAGAGGTCTTCAAAGTTGGAAAAGTCAAGTG GAAACTAAAAATCTATCCCAAAGGATACGGATTATGTATAG AAACTGATAATTGGTTCTGCAACTCTGCTGATGACTGGGGTTTCAGTGGTTTTATTCTTTTGAGTGAACTAAATGACTCAGAAAATGGCTTCTTGTTGAATGATAATCTTACGGTTGAAGCTGAGATTTCGGTGATGGGGACGCTCAGATATTTCTTTTGA
- the LOC110929113 gene encoding MATH domain and coiled-coil domain-containing protein At3g58200 isoform X1 produces the protein MFRVGMFISKRKHEPAHYMLKIESFSILSEAKTSKIESDVFEANGYKWRLDLYPNGNDEENGAGHISLYVVICDTETCSKGWEISVDVCFFVYDHIHHNYVTFQDVNGHRTRFHEKKMTWGFDKLIPLESFVESKNGYLLNDSCVFGVEVIAVPEFTQVDRCLLMTRPPAIMNTYTWTINKFSTVTEDVLYSEVFKVGKVKWKLKIYPKGYGLCIGTHLSFFLGVHDTASFPDGWKVYAKFKLRLKKHGLKSDIEEETDNWFCNSADDWGFSGFILLSELNDSENGFLLNDNLTVEAEISVMGTLRYFF, from the exons ATGTTTAGAG TAGGCATGTTCATATCAAAAAGAAAACATGAACCGGCACACTATATGCTCAAGATCGAGTCGTTTTCCATTCTTTCGGAAGCTAAAACTTCTAAGATCGAATCAGACGTTTTTGAAGCCAACGGTTATAAATG GAGACTAGATTTGTACCCAAATGGAAACGATGAGGAAAACGGGGCAGGCCACATTTCTTTATATGTGGTAATATGTGACACCGAGACTTGCTCAAAAGGATGGGAGATATCTGTTGATGTTTGTTTTTTTGTGTATGATCATATACATCACAACTATGTAACCTTTCAAG ATGTAAATGGGCATAGGACAAGGTTCCATGAGAAGAAGATGACATGGGGTTTTGACAAATTAATACCGTTGGAGTCTTTTGTGGAGAGTAAAAATGGATACCTTTTGAATGATTCATGTGTGTTTGGAGTTGAGGTTATTGCAGTTCCAGAGTTTACGCAAGTAGATCGGTGCCTGTTGATGACAAGGCCTCCAGCAATTATGAATACTTACACATGGACCATCAATAAGTTTTCAACGGTGACAGAGGATGTTTTGTATTCAGAGGTCTTCAAAGTTGGAAAAGTCAAGTG GAAACTAAAAATCTATCCCAAAGGATACGGATTATGTATAGGTACACATTTGTCATTCTTTTTAGGTGTACATGATACTGCTTCCTTTCCTGATGGTTGGAAAGTTTATGCGAAATTCAAGTTGCGGCTTAAAAAACATGGTCTTAAAAGTGATATAGAGGAAG AAACTGATAATTGGTTCTGCAACTCTGCTGATGACTGGGGTTTCAGTGGTTTTATTCTTTTGAGTGAACTAAATGACTCAGAAAATGGCTTCTTGTTGAATGATAATCTTACGGTTGAAGCTGAGATTTCGGTGATGGGGACGCTCAGATATTTCTTTTGA
- the LOC110929113 gene encoding MATH domain and coiled-coil domain-containing protein At3g58200 isoform X3, with protein MFISKRKHEPAHYMLKIESFSILSEAKTSKIESDVFEANGYKWRLDLYPNGNDEENGAGHISLYVVICDTETCSKGWEISVDVCFFVYDHIHHNYVTFQDVNGHRTRFHEKKMTWGFDKLIPLESFVESKNGYLLNDSCVFGVEVIAVPEFTQVDRCLLMTRPPAIMNTYTWTINKFSTVTEDVLYSEVFKVGKVKWKLKIYPKGYGLCIGTHLSFFLGVHDTASFPDGWKVYAKFKLRLKKHGLKSDIEEETDNWFCNSADDWGFSGFILLSELNDSENGFLLNDNLTVEAEISVMGTLRYFF; from the exons ATGTTCATATCAAAAAGAAAACATGAACCGGCACACTATATGCTCAAGATCGAGTCGTTTTCCATTCTTTCGGAAGCTAAAACTTCTAAGATCGAATCAGACGTTTTTGAAGCCAACGGTTATAAATG GAGACTAGATTTGTACCCAAATGGAAACGATGAGGAAAACGGGGCAGGCCACATTTCTTTATATGTGGTAATATGTGACACCGAGACTTGCTCAAAAGGATGGGAGATATCTGTTGATGTTTGTTTTTTTGTGTATGATCATATACATCACAACTATGTAACCTTTCAAG ATGTAAATGGGCATAGGACAAGGTTCCATGAGAAGAAGATGACATGGGGTTTTGACAAATTAATACCGTTGGAGTCTTTTGTGGAGAGTAAAAATGGATACCTTTTGAATGATTCATGTGTGTTTGGAGTTGAGGTTATTGCAGTTCCAGAGTTTACGCAAGTAGATCGGTGCCTGTTGATGACAAGGCCTCCAGCAATTATGAATACTTACACATGGACCATCAATAAGTTTTCAACGGTGACAGAGGATGTTTTGTATTCAGAGGTCTTCAAAGTTGGAAAAGTCAAGTG GAAACTAAAAATCTATCCCAAAGGATACGGATTATGTATAGGTACACATTTGTCATTCTTTTTAGGTGTACATGATACTGCTTCCTTTCCTGATGGTTGGAAAGTTTATGCGAAATTCAAGTTGCGGCTTAAAAAACATGGTCTTAAAAGTGATATAGAGGAAG AAACTGATAATTGGTTCTGCAACTCTGCTGATGACTGGGGTTTCAGTGGTTTTATTCTTTTGAGTGAACTAAATGACTCAGAAAATGGCTTCTTGTTGAATGATAATCTTACGGTTGAAGCTGAGATTTCGGTGATGGGGACGCTCAGATATTTCTTTTGA